From a region of the Corallococcus coralloides DSM 2259 genome:
- a CDS encoding HesA/MoeB/ThiF family protein translates to MALREDQILRYSRQILLRDVGGRGQEALLAGGARVDGLGASGLTATAYLAGGGTPVTGVGSLTMGPWSPGFLASAHDVGQPVAEVLARVVPEVNPDAVGTPGGGLLAELPAAWSGEAPWVALGGDGARGAVVFRGADGCVWCFGETVRHLGTPPDGAMGVALGALGALVFQRLRLGLGPSLGGRWLSAPGAMTELELRRCSRCAAAEAKP, encoded by the coding sequence ATGGCGCTGCGCGAGGATCAGATTCTCCGCTACTCCCGGCAGATCCTCCTGAGGGACGTGGGCGGGCGCGGGCAGGAGGCCCTGCTGGCGGGCGGCGCGCGCGTGGACGGGCTGGGCGCGTCCGGCCTCACGGCCACGGCGTACCTGGCGGGCGGCGGCACCCCGGTGACGGGCGTGGGCTCGCTGACCATGGGGCCCTGGTCGCCGGGGTTCCTCGCGTCCGCGCACGACGTGGGCCAGCCCGTGGCGGAGGTGCTGGCGCGCGTGGTGCCGGAGGTGAACCCGGACGCGGTGGGCACGCCCGGCGGCGGGCTGCTCGCGGAGCTGCCGGCGGCCTGGAGCGGCGAGGCCCCCTGGGTCGCGCTGGGCGGCGACGGCGCGCGCGGCGCGGTGGTGTTCCGGGGCGCGGACGGATGCGTCTGGTGCTTCGGAGAGACGGTGCGCCACCTGGGCACGCCGCCGGATGGAGCCATGGGCGTGGCCCTGGGCGCCCTGGGCGCGCTTGTCTTCCAGCGGCTGCGGCTGGGCCTGGGCCCGTCGCTGGGTGGCCGGTGGCTGAGCGCCCCGGGCGCGATGACGGAGCTGGAGCTCCGCCGGTGCTCGCGCTGCGCCGCGGCGGAAGCGAAGCCCTGA
- a CDS encoding Mov34/MPN/PAD-1 family protein encodes MLALRRGGSEALIPPEVLARMIRHLEAAWPQEGCGVILRSGAGEGGSWRVIPLPNVSPTPHVAYAFAPEAWLQVCLDADARQEEVACVFHSHVDAPAVFSAEDRRQAAPSGIPLLPQVSYVVVAIRGGRAASASRSVWRAGDFQTVPLALADFRFEKPV; translated from the coding sequence GTGCTCGCGCTGCGCCGCGGCGGAAGCGAAGCCCTGATCCCGCCGGAGGTCCTCGCCCGGATGATCCGCCACCTGGAGGCCGCGTGGCCCCAGGAAGGCTGCGGCGTGATCCTCCGGAGCGGGGCGGGGGAGGGTGGCTCCTGGCGGGTCATCCCCCTGCCCAACGTCTCTCCCACGCCGCACGTCGCCTACGCCTTCGCGCCGGAGGCGTGGCTCCAGGTCTGCCTGGACGCGGACGCGCGCCAGGAGGAGGTGGCCTGCGTCTTCCACTCGCACGTGGACGCGCCCGCGGTGTTCTCCGCGGAAGATCGACGCCAGGCTGCTCCCTCGGGAATCCCACTGCTGCCCCAGGTGTCGTACGTGGTGGTTGCCATACGCGGAGGCCGTGCCGCCTCCGCCTCCCGGTCAGTTTGGCGTGCAGGGGATTTTCAGACTGTTCCGCTTGCATTGGCGGATTTCAGGTTTGAAAAACCCGTGTAA
- the cysC gene encoding adenylyl-sulfate kinase, whose protein sequence is MATNTGFTLWLTGMSGTGKTTTAAYIAARLRQVGRNVEVLDEGELQNDLWAGIGDTKDERNMVVRRLGFVAGLMARNGVAVLVPCVSPYKSSREEVRRSVGKYVEVYVDCPTEKLIERDTTGKYKKALNGEIPNFIGITEPYEPPTSPEVTIYSDTESVEDGGTKIFQALLDLGLMSTDELKTITGKKMKANPLPPKKARRDEEDPPARVAAVKAAKAPKADKGSKGAKARPATRAARVGKPAPAAKKKAAKGKAR, encoded by the coding sequence ATGGCCACCAACACTGGATTCACCCTCTGGCTCACCGGCATGTCCGGAACCGGGAAGACCACGACGGCCGCCTACATCGCGGCCCGGCTCCGCCAGGTCGGACGTAACGTGGAGGTCCTCGACGAGGGCGAACTCCAGAACGACCTGTGGGCTGGCATCGGCGACACCAAGGACGAGCGCAACATGGTCGTGCGCCGCCTGGGCTTCGTCGCCGGCCTCATGGCCCGCAACGGCGTGGCGGTGCTCGTCCCCTGCGTGAGCCCCTACAAGTCGAGCCGCGAGGAAGTGCGCCGCTCGGTGGGCAAGTACGTGGAGGTCTACGTGGACTGCCCCACGGAGAAGCTCATCGAGCGCGACACCACCGGCAAGTACAAGAAGGCGCTCAACGGGGAGATCCCCAACTTCATCGGCATCACGGAGCCGTACGAGCCGCCCACCTCGCCCGAGGTGACCATCTACTCCGACACGGAGTCGGTGGAGGACGGCGGGACGAAGATCTTCCAGGCGCTGCTGGACCTGGGCCTGATGTCCACGGACGAGCTGAAGACCATCACCGGCAAGAAGATGAAGGCCAACCCGCTGCCGCCGAAGAAGGCGCGCCGCGACGAAGAGGACCCGCCGGCCCGCGTCGCCGCCGTGAAGGCCGCGAAGGCCCCCAAGGCGGACAAGGGTTCCAAGGGCGCCAAGGCGCGTCCGGCCACCCGCGCCGCCCGCGTGGGCAAGCCGGCCCCGGCCGCGAAGAAGAAGGCCGCCAAGGGCAAGGCCCGGTAG
- the larE gene encoding ATP-dependent sacrificial sulfur transferase LarE yields the protein MLSPERIEALCEASRPKLEAMRTALRAHGSALVAFSGGVDSTFVLAIAAEVLGERALALTALSASVAPEEEREARELADRLGARHVVVSSNELANPNYAANPTNRCYFCKTELYDLCEAKRAELGLSVVLDGFNADDFKDHRPGHKAAKEHQVVSPLAQAGLTKDEIRAWSRKLGLPTWDKPQMACLASRIPYGTSVTRDRLLQIAAAESELRALDFKQFRVRYHQDVARIELASEEYPRFFEAGIRERINGAFKSLGFKFVALDLEPFRSGRLNEAAGIAPAAGAGQGKSEGFKLPVVG from the coding sequence ATGCTGAGCCCCGAGCGTATTGAAGCCCTGTGTGAAGCGTCCCGCCCGAAGCTGGAGGCGATGCGCACCGCCCTGCGCGCCCACGGCAGCGCGCTGGTGGCGTTCTCCGGCGGCGTGGACTCCACCTTCGTCCTCGCGATCGCGGCGGAGGTGCTGGGCGAGCGCGCCCTGGCGCTCACCGCGCTGTCCGCGTCCGTCGCCCCGGAGGAGGAGCGCGAGGCCCGCGAGCTGGCGGACCGGCTGGGCGCCCGGCATGTCGTCGTCTCCAGCAACGAGCTGGCGAACCCCAACTACGCCGCCAACCCCACCAACCGCTGCTACTTCTGCAAGACGGAGCTGTACGACCTCTGCGAGGCGAAGCGCGCGGAGCTGGGACTCTCCGTGGTGCTGGACGGCTTCAACGCGGACGACTTCAAGGATCACCGCCCCGGCCACAAGGCCGCGAAGGAGCACCAGGTGGTGTCCCCCTTGGCCCAGGCCGGGCTCACCAAGGATGAGATCCGCGCGTGGAGCCGCAAGCTGGGGCTGCCCACCTGGGACAAGCCGCAGATGGCGTGCCTGGCCTCGCGCATCCCCTACGGCACGTCCGTGACGCGCGACCGGCTCCTGCAGATCGCCGCGGCGGAGTCGGAGCTGCGCGCGCTGGACTTCAAGCAGTTCCGCGTCCGCTACCACCAGGACGTGGCGCGCATCGAGCTGGCCAGCGAGGAGTACCCCCGCTTCTTCGAGGCCGGCATCCGCGAGCGGATCAACGGCGCCTTCAAGTCCCTGGGCTTCAAGTTCGTGGCCCTGGACCTGGAGCCCTTCCGCTCCGGCCGCCTCAACGAGGCCGCCGGCATCGCCCCCGCGGCCGGGGCAGGGCAGGGGAAGTCCGAGGGCTTCAAGCTCCCGGTGGTGGGGTGA
- a CDS encoding ribbon-helix-helix domain-containing protein has product MDMNPRLTSVVFRLNREKLDALKELSRTTRIRQSEYLREAISDLLAKYEARFVD; this is encoded by the coding sequence TTGGACATGAATCCCCGCCTCACCTCGGTCGTGTTTCGTCTCAACCGCGAGAAGCTGGACGCCCTGAAGGAGCTGTCGCGCACCACGCGCATCCGTCAGAGCGAGTACCTCCGGGAGGCCATCTCGGATCTGCTGGCGAAGTACGAAGCGCGCTTCGTGGACTGA
- a CDS encoding tRNA pseudouridine synthase A: MARSSPKRIPAVLWTWYRGGNFRGFQRQVEGPTVQDALENALEQAGSPATVMPSGRTDRGVHARMQVISLRLNEDVSLESLPAKLAPHLSPDVGLCIAKRPPGAFHAQWSASGKEYRYHLTLGTPPPEAWRPYALDVAADETLQAGHRVTPEKLGALLERAVGTRDFTAFHERSSPQKPRTLQSATLRELGGGLFEARLEGDGFARYQVRYLVGSALKVAAGLLSEEQWHAALDSGTALAGFKAPAHGLVLWEVRYPSAVDPFGPGERLHPPGLPDAPPFTGAPPG, translated from the coding sequence GTGGCCAGGTCCTCGCCCAAACGAATTCCCGCCGTACTGTGGACTTGGTATCGCGGTGGAAACTTCCGCGGCTTCCAGCGCCAGGTGGAAGGTCCCACGGTCCAGGACGCGCTCGAAAACGCCCTGGAGCAGGCAGGCTCACCCGCCACGGTGATGCCGTCCGGGCGCACCGACCGGGGCGTCCACGCGCGGATGCAGGTCATCAGCCTGCGCCTCAATGAGGACGTGTCCCTGGAGTCGCTGCCCGCGAAGCTCGCGCCCCACCTGTCCCCGGACGTGGGGCTGTGCATCGCGAAGCGGCCGCCGGGCGCGTTCCACGCCCAGTGGAGCGCGAGCGGCAAGGAGTACCGCTACCACCTGACGCTGGGCACTCCGCCCCCGGAAGCCTGGAGGCCGTACGCGCTGGATGTGGCGGCGGACGAAACCCTCCAGGCAGGCCACCGGGTGACGCCGGAGAAGCTGGGGGCGCTGCTCGAGCGCGCCGTGGGCACGCGGGACTTCACCGCGTTCCACGAGCGCTCCAGTCCCCAGAAGCCGCGCACGCTCCAGTCCGCCACCCTGCGGGAGCTGGGCGGAGGGCTCTTCGAGGCGCGGCTGGAAGGAGACGGCTTCGCGCGCTACCAGGTGCGGTATCTGGTGGGCAGCGCGCTGAAGGTGGCCGCGGGGCTCCTGTCCGAGGAGCAGTGGCACGCGGCGCTGGATTCGGGGACCGCCCTGGCCGGCTTCAAGGCCCCGGCGCATGGGCTGGTGTTGTGGGAGGTCCGCTATCCTTCCGCGGTGGACCCTTTCGGGCCCGGCGAGCGCCTCCACCCGCCCGGTCTGCCCGACGCGCCACCCTTCACGGGAGCGCCGCCGGGCTGA
- a CDS encoding AgmX/PglI C-terminal domain-containing protein has product MLAAQELAMDSDGQWLFRQGDLVLGPITASQVVEKLYTGELTPDSPVAPAGEREFRNLRDTAAFQVHIARFEAQGRVAQTMLVEQARNQKRVKVLAGVAAGVALLLGVTGWYLARNAAVYGLFGATEEGDGITMDPPTIRLAQARGDDEDLFAYPSNDPRRPDRPAGQGSGGTKTGGSGAVATAAVAGNRPPPRSGSVSTDPDGLEMAQQFDQGAINRVVAGNQSKLFRCFKEEAERTPGLAAKIPMEFVIGNDGRVNKLWVDNPQFKQGPLYECLFSELKKWPFKAYDGERATVGLSFNIGKRG; this is encoded by the coding sequence ATGCTGGCCGCTCAAGAACTCGCGATGGACAGTGATGGGCAGTGGCTTTTCCGACAGGGCGACCTGGTGCTGGGGCCCATCACCGCGTCCCAGGTGGTGGAGAAGCTCTACACGGGGGAACTGACCCCCGACAGCCCGGTGGCCCCGGCCGGTGAGCGGGAGTTCCGCAACCTCCGGGACACCGCCGCCTTCCAGGTGCACATCGCGCGCTTCGAGGCGCAGGGCCGCGTCGCCCAGACGATGCTCGTCGAGCAGGCCCGCAACCAGAAGCGGGTGAAGGTGCTGGCCGGCGTCGCCGCGGGCGTGGCGCTCCTGTTGGGCGTCACCGGCTGGTACCTGGCGCGCAACGCCGCCGTGTACGGCCTGTTCGGCGCGACGGAGGAGGGCGACGGCATCACCATGGACCCGCCCACCATCCGCCTGGCCCAGGCGCGCGGGGACGACGAGGACCTCTTCGCCTACCCGTCCAATGATCCGCGCCGCCCGGATCGCCCCGCGGGGCAGGGCAGTGGTGGCACCAAGACAGGGGGAAGTGGCGCGGTGGCCACCGCCGCCGTCGCGGGCAACCGGCCGCCGCCCCGCTCGGGCAGCGTCTCCACGGATCCGGACGGCCTGGAGATGGCCCAGCAGTTTGATCAGGGCGCCATCAACCGCGTCGTCGCGGGCAACCAGTCCAAGCTCTTCCGCTGCTTCAAGGAAGAGGCCGAGCGCACGCCCGGCCTGGCCGCGAAGATCCCCATGGAGTTCGTCATCGGGAACGACGGGCGCGTGAACAAGCTCTGGGTGGACAACCCCCAGTTCAAGCAGGGCCCGCTCTACGAGTGCTTGTTCTCGGAGCTGAAGAAGTGGCCCTTCAAGGCCTACGACGGCGAGCGCGCCACCGTGGGGCTTTCGTTCAATATCGGCAAGCGAGGGTAG
- the clpX gene encoding ATP-dependent Clp protease ATP-binding subunit ClpX, which produces MKKEHHVNLSCSFCGKSQREVRKLIAGPTVYICDECIKLCNDIIADENEREEGKPQVSLPTPLEIKAFLDDYVIGQDQAKKVLSVAVYNHYKRIYQKKPAARPRPGVKAPGGEDVELQKSNILLIGPTGSGKTLLAQSLARFLNVPFTIADATSLTEAGYVGEDVENIIQNLLHNADYDVEKAARGIVYIDEIDKIARKGDMPSATRDVGGEGVQQALLKIIEGTRANVTPRGGKKYNQQEYVQVDTTNILFICGGAFHGIDGVIKRRVGEKGLGFGAKITHKEERSVGELLAMTEPEDLMKFGMIPEFIGRLPMIATLNDLKEDDLVTILTIPKNALVKQYQKMFEIEKVKLTFTKEALRAIAREAMRRHSGARGLRAIMEDAMLEIMYDVPFREGVKECKITEQVITKHEPPQIVMEKEKKTA; this is translated from the coding sequence GTGAAGAAGGAGCACCACGTCAACCTGTCCTGCTCGTTCTGCGGCAAATCGCAGCGCGAGGTTCGGAAGCTCATCGCCGGACCCACGGTCTACATCTGCGACGAGTGCATCAAGCTGTGTAACGACATCATCGCGGACGAGAACGAACGCGAGGAGGGCAAGCCGCAGGTCAGCCTGCCCACGCCGCTGGAAATCAAGGCGTTCCTCGACGACTACGTCATCGGCCAGGACCAAGCGAAGAAGGTCCTCTCGGTCGCGGTGTACAACCACTACAAGCGCATCTATCAGAAGAAGCCGGCCGCCCGGCCGCGCCCCGGGGTGAAGGCCCCTGGCGGCGAGGACGTGGAGCTGCAGAAGAGCAACATCCTGCTCATCGGCCCCACGGGCTCCGGCAAGACGCTGCTCGCGCAGTCCCTGGCGCGCTTCCTCAACGTCCCCTTCACCATCGCGGACGCCACCAGCCTCACCGAGGCCGGCTACGTGGGTGAGGACGTCGAGAACATCATCCAGAACCTCCTCCACAACGCCGACTACGACGTGGAGAAGGCCGCGCGCGGCATCGTCTACATCGACGAGATCGACAAGATCGCGCGCAAGGGCGACATGCCCAGCGCCACCCGCGACGTGGGCGGCGAGGGCGTGCAGCAGGCCCTGCTGAAGATCATCGAAGGCACCCGCGCCAACGTCACCCCGCGCGGCGGCAAGAAGTACAACCAGCAGGAGTACGTCCAGGTCGACACGACGAACATCCTCTTCATCTGCGGCGGTGCCTTCCACGGCATCGACGGCGTCATCAAGCGCCGCGTGGGTGAGAAGGGCCTGGGCTTCGGCGCGAAGATCACCCACAAGGAAGAGCGCAGCGTGGGTGAGCTCTTGGCGATGACCGAGCCGGAAGACCTGATGAAGTTCGGAATGATTCCGGAGTTCATCGGCCGTCTGCCGATGATCGCGACGCTCAACGACCTGAAGGAGGATGACCTCGTCACCATCCTTACGATCCCGAAGAACGCCCTGGTGAAGCAGTACCAGAAGATGTTCGAGATCGAGAAGGTGAAGCTCACCTTCACCAAGGAAGCGCTGCGCGCCATCGCTCGCGAGGCGATGCGCCGTCACTCCGGAGCGCGCGGCCTGCGCGCCATCATGGAGGACGCCATGCTGGAGATCATGTACGACGTGCCGTTCCGCGAGGGCGTCAAGGAGTGCAAGATCACCGAGCAGGTGATCACCAAGCACGAGCCTCCGCAGATCGTCATGGAGAAGGAAAAGAAGACCGCCTGA
- a CDS encoding Hsp70 family protein: MHKEPIIGIDLGTTNSCAAIVEDSGNVKLIPYKGGEYTIPSIFAIDDKGNELIGFEAKRQWQLNPRNTVYGSKRLVGVNYSSEVVGTMKKAVAYNMRAGTKNDVTLDVGKKEFSLQEISAKILGKIRDVASNYLKTPIKRAVVTVPAYFNDRQRQSVKDAGKLIDLEVVRIINEPTAAALAYGVGKTLKEKVVIYDLGGGTFDVSIIEIRDRVFEVKATGGDVFLGGIDFDNAIIHHVLKDFAAKTGIDLATDPVAMQRIKDLAERTKIDLSAREEVPFNIPFITMTAQGQPLNIEMKFTRKMLEQLTNQLVDRTLQMVARVLVDSGLSTKDIDEVMLVGGQTRMPVVQDRLTKFFGKPPSKGVHPDEAVAIGAALYAHSLEDNTNLRIQLLDVIPMAIGLERGDGGFHVVFPRNASIPNAKQLLATTSIDNQTELAMRIYQGDHDTVARNDLLGEFTFSGIMPAKAGTVNVEIIFDVSVEGILTMRAKDPATGREMKTTVRVTQS, from the coding sequence ATGCACAAGGAGCCCATCATCGGCATCGACCTCGGCACGACGAACTCGTGCGCGGCGATCGTCGAGGACAGCGGGAACGTCAAGCTCATCCCCTACAAGGGCGGCGAGTACACCATCCCCTCCATCTTCGCCATCGACGACAAGGGCAACGAGCTCATCGGCTTCGAGGCGAAGCGCCAGTGGCAGCTCAACCCGCGCAACACCGTCTACGGCTCCAAGCGCCTGGTCGGCGTCAACTACAGCAGCGAAGTCGTCGGCACGATGAAGAAGGCCGTCGCGTACAACATGCGCGCCGGCACCAAGAACGACGTCACCCTGGACGTCGGCAAGAAGGAATTCTCCCTCCAGGAGATCAGCGCCAAGATCCTGGGGAAGATCCGGGATGTCGCATCCAACTACCTGAAGACGCCCATCAAGCGCGCGGTGGTGACGGTGCCCGCGTACTTCAACGACCGGCAGCGCCAGTCGGTGAAGGACGCCGGGAAGCTGATCGACCTGGAGGTGGTGCGCATCATCAACGAGCCCACCGCGGCGGCGCTCGCCTACGGCGTGGGCAAGACGCTGAAGGAGAAGGTCGTCATCTACGACCTGGGCGGCGGCACCTTCGACGTCTCCATCATCGAAATCCGCGACCGCGTCTTCGAGGTGAAGGCCACCGGCGGCGACGTGTTCCTGGGCGGCATCGACTTCGACAACGCCATCATCCACCACGTCCTCAAGGACTTCGCGGCCAAGACGGGCATCGACCTGGCTACGGACCCGGTGGCCATGCAGCGCATCAAGGACCTGGCCGAGCGCACGAAGATCGACCTGTCCGCGCGCGAGGAAGTCCCCTTCAACATCCCCTTCATCACGATGACGGCGCAGGGCCAGCCGCTGAACATCGAGATGAAGTTCACGCGCAAGATGCTGGAGCAGCTGACGAACCAGCTGGTGGACCGCACCCTGCAGATGGTGGCGCGCGTGCTGGTGGACTCGGGCCTGTCCACCAAGGACATCGACGAGGTCATGCTGGTGGGCGGCCAGACGCGCATGCCCGTCGTGCAGGACCGGCTCACCAAGTTCTTCGGCAAGCCGCCCAGCAAGGGCGTGCACCCGGACGAGGCCGTGGCCATTGGCGCGGCGCTCTACGCGCACTCGCTCGAGGACAACACCAACCTGCGCATCCAGCTGCTGGACGTGATTCCCATGGCCATTGGCCTGGAGCGCGGCGACGGCGGCTTCCATGTCGTCTTCCCGCGCAACGCGTCCATCCCCAACGCGAAGCAGCTGCTGGCCACGACGAGCATCGACAACCAGACCGAGCTCGCCATGCGCATCTACCAGGGCGACCACGACACGGTGGCGCGCAATGACCTGCTGGGCGAGTTCACCTTCTCCGGGATCATGCCCGCCAAGGCCGGCACGGTGAACGTGGAGATCATCTTCGACGTGAGCGTGGAAGGCATCCTCACCATGCGCGCGAAGGACCCCGCCACCGGCCGCGAGATGAAGACCACGGTGCGCGTCACGCAGAGCTGA
- a CDS encoding PrkA family serine protein kinase yields the protein MEAKGYLQEVGAQVSADFVKNRSILSFEEYLSLFFTDPKGQSRNAAQYLRDVMDHYGTELVPHPTGTIRRFKVFDVPSAEHDGRVAGQEEVQNALYRILGNFVRAGRINKLIMLHGPNGSAKSSLVNALKQGMEDYSRQAQGALYRIAWVFPSEKLIKGSIGFGERAGAKSAEDDLTTYAHLDAEALDLRMPCELRDHPLFAVPPAERKGLLEGALKKKGLGNGDGATGDFLLSDYVREGELCAKCRRIYTALLNAYGGDYLKVLRHVQVERFYVSRRYQVGTVTVEPQMSVDAAAQQISADRTQLNMPAALHSTVLFEPHGPLVHANRGLIEYADLLKRPLEAFKYLLGFSETGEVPLEPFVLQLDEVLIASSNEKHLGAFKELPDFASFKGRIELVRVPYLRRYKVEQEIYDAQITATSVGKHVAPHATEVAAMWAVLTRLKKPIPDRYPAHVKPLVDQVAPVEKLHLYQEAGVPARLSSANTKELLKLREEMYEESDAYPNYEGRSGASAREIKTALFNAAQNPDYKCLHALAVLEELHALCKDKSVYEFLLQEVMDGYHDHETFVRVVEGEYLDRVDSEVRDSMGLVSEGQYRELVERYIQSVSHWVRGEKMRNRVTGEMEKPDEARMAEVEAIVMPQGEAPADFRRGLIASIGAHRLDNPDGAMDYPRIFPDMFKRLRDHYFEERKRVLRKNKENVLKYLSEDRNQLSAREQSQVQDTLKTMAERYGYCEFCAKDAILFLMRQRYT from the coding sequence GTGGAAGCGAAGGGCTATCTGCAGGAGGTGGGCGCACAGGTCAGCGCCGACTTCGTCAAGAACCGGTCCATCCTGTCCTTCGAGGAGTACCTGTCGCTCTTCTTCACGGACCCGAAGGGGCAGTCGCGCAACGCGGCGCAGTACCTGCGGGACGTGATGGACCACTACGGCACGGAGCTGGTGCCGCACCCCACCGGCACCATCCGGCGCTTCAAGGTCTTCGACGTCCCTTCCGCCGAGCATGACGGCCGCGTCGCCGGGCAGGAGGAGGTGCAGAACGCCCTCTACCGCATCCTGGGCAACTTCGTGCGCGCCGGCCGCATCAACAAGCTCATCATGCTGCACGGCCCCAACGGCAGCGCGAAGTCCAGCCTGGTCAACGCGCTGAAGCAGGGCATGGAGGACTACTCCCGCCAGGCTCAGGGGGCCCTCTACCGCATCGCGTGGGTGTTCCCGTCGGAGAAGCTGATCAAGGGCTCCATCGGCTTCGGCGAGCGCGCGGGCGCGAAGTCCGCCGAGGATGACCTCACCACGTACGCCCACCTGGACGCGGAGGCGCTGGACCTGCGCATGCCCTGTGAGCTGCGCGACCATCCGCTGTTCGCGGTGCCTCCGGCGGAGCGCAAGGGCCTGCTGGAAGGGGCGCTCAAGAAGAAGGGCCTGGGCAACGGCGACGGGGCGACGGGGGACTTCCTGTTGTCCGACTACGTGCGCGAAGGCGAGCTGTGCGCCAAGTGCCGCCGCATCTATACGGCATTGCTCAATGCCTACGGCGGGGACTACCTCAAGGTCCTGCGCCACGTGCAGGTGGAGCGCTTCTACGTGTCGCGCCGCTACCAGGTGGGCACGGTGACGGTGGAGCCGCAGATGAGCGTGGACGCCGCCGCGCAGCAGATCTCCGCGGACCGCACCCAGCTCAACATGCCGGCCGCGCTGCACAGCACGGTGCTCTTCGAGCCGCACGGCCCGCTGGTGCACGCCAACCGCGGCCTCATCGAGTACGCGGACCTGCTCAAGCGCCCGCTGGAGGCCTTCAAGTACCTGCTGGGCTTCAGTGAGACGGGGGAGGTGCCCCTGGAGCCCTTCGTGCTCCAGCTGGACGAGGTGCTCATCGCGTCCTCCAACGAGAAGCACCTGGGGGCCTTCAAGGAGCTGCCGGACTTCGCGTCGTTCAAGGGCCGCATCGAGCTGGTGCGCGTGCCGTACCTGCGCCGCTACAAGGTCGAGCAGGAGATCTACGACGCGCAGATCACCGCGACGTCCGTGGGCAAGCACGTGGCGCCGCACGCGACGGAGGTGGCCGCGATGTGGGCGGTGCTCACGCGCCTGAAGAAGCCCATCCCGGACCGCTACCCGGCCCACGTGAAGCCGCTGGTGGATCAGGTGGCCCCGGTGGAGAAGCTGCACCTGTACCAGGAGGCGGGAGTGCCCGCGCGGCTGTCCTCCGCGAACACCAAGGAGCTGCTCAAGCTGCGCGAGGAGATGTACGAGGAGTCCGACGCGTACCCCAACTACGAGGGGCGCTCCGGCGCGAGCGCGCGCGAAATCAAGACGGCCCTCTTCAACGCCGCGCAGAACCCCGACTACAAGTGCCTCCACGCGCTGGCGGTGCTGGAGGAGCTGCACGCGCTCTGCAAGGACAAGAGCGTCTACGAGTTCCTCCTCCAGGAGGTGATGGACGGCTACCACGACCACGAAACCTTCGTGCGCGTGGTGGAGGGCGAGTACCTGGACCGTGTGGATTCAGAGGTGCGCGACTCCATGGGCCTGGTGTCGGAGGGCCAGTACCGCGAGCTGGTGGAGCGCTACATCCAGAGCGTCAGCCATTGGGTTCGCGGGGAGAAGATGCGCAACCGCGTGACGGGGGAGATGGAGAAGCCGGACGAGGCGCGCATGGCGGAGGTGGAGGCCATCGTGATGCCGCAGGGCGAGGCCCCAGCGGACTTCCGCCGAGGGCTGATTGCCAGCATTGGCGCGCACCGGCTGGACAACCCGGACGGCGCCATGGACTACCCGCGCATCTTCCCGGACATGTTCAAGCGCCTGCGCGACCACTACTTCGAGGAGCGCAAGCGCGTGCTGCGCAAGAACAAGGAGAACGTCCTCAAGTACCTCTCCGAGGACCGCAACCAGCTCTCCGCGCGCGAGCAGTCGCAGGTGCAGGACACGCTCAAGACGATGGCGGAGCGCTACGGCTACTGCGAGTTCTGCGCGAAGGACGCCATCCTGTTCCTGATGCGTCAGCGCTACACCTGA